From Callithrix jacchus isolate 240 chromosome 3, calJac240_pri, whole genome shotgun sequence, a single genomic window includes:
- the LOC128931511 gene encoding follicular dendritic cell secreted peptide: MKKVLLLITAILAVAVGFPVSEDQDREKRSISDSDDLSSEFLVFPYPFLPFPFRGYQRYPWLRNNFPIPISESRLTTPLPDKKLNKKEKSE, from the exons atgaagaaagttCTCCTTCTGATCACAGCCATCTTGGCAGTGGCTGTTGGTTTCCCA GTCTCTGAAGACCAGGACCGAGAAAAAAGAAGT ATCAGTGACAGCGATGATTTATCTTCAGAGTTTTTAGTGTTCCCTTACCCATTTCTCCCATTTCCATTTCGAGGATACCAAAGATATCCATGgcttagaaataattttcctaTTCCAATAAGTGAGTCTCGTCTTACAACTCCCCTTCctgacaaaaaattaaacaagaaggAAAAGTCAGAATAA
- the ODAM gene encoding LOW QUALITY PROTEIN: odontogenic ameloblast-associated protein (The sequence of the model RefSeq protein was modified relative to this genomic sequence to represent the inferred CDS: substituted 1 base at 1 genomic stop codon), which produces MKIIILLGFLGATLSAPLIPQQLMSASNSNELLLNLNNGRLLPLQLQGPLNSWIPPFSGILQQRQQGQIPGLSQFSLSALDRFAGLFPNQLPLPGQVSLAQGAQAGQADPSQLQTTPQTQPGPSHVSPYVFSFKMPQEQGXMFQYYPVYMLLPWEQPQQTVPRSLQQTGQQQFEEQIPFYAQFGYIPQQAEPGIPGGRQQLAFDPQLGTAPEIAVMPTGEKIEYLQKEVINFRHDNAGVFMSSTSPKPRTTNVFTSAIDLTITPELPEEKVES; this is translated from the exons atgaaaattataattcttCTTGGATTCTTGGGAGCGACACTGTCAGCCCCA cttatcCCACAGCAACTTATGTCCGCCAGCAACAGCAATGAG ttacTTCTTAATCTTAATAATGGTCGACTTTTGCCACTACAACTTCAG GGCCCACTTAATTCATGGATTCCACCTTTCTCTGGAATTCTACAACAGCGGCAGCAGGGTCAAATTCCAGGACTCTCCCAATTCTCTTTATCAGCACTAGACCGGTTTGCTGGACTGTTCCCAAATCAGTTACCCTTACCAGGACAGGTCAGTCTTGCCCAAGGAGCCCAGGCAGGCCAAGCCGACCCCTCACAGCTTCAAACAACGCCTCAGACACAACCAGGCCCCAGTCACGTAAGTC CCTATGTATTCTCTTTCAAAATGCCTCAAGAGCAAGGATAG ATGTTTCAATACTATCCAGTTTACATGCTCCTACCCTGGGAACAACCTCAGCAAACAGTTCCAAGATCACTTCAACAAACAGGACAGCAGCAGTTTGAAGAGCAG aTTCCATTCTATGCCCAATTTGGATACATACCACAACAAGCAGAGCCT ggtATACCAGGAGGACGGCAGCAACTAGCTTTTGATCCCCAATTAGGCACAGCTCCTGAAATTGCTGTGATG CCAACAGGAGAAAAGATagaatatttacaaaaagaaGTAATAAACTTTAGACATGACAATGCAGGAGTTTTCATGTCCTCAACTTCACCAAAACCCAGAACAACCAATGTTTTCACTTCTGCTATAGACCTAACTATTACACCAGAGCTCCCAGAAGAGAAGGTAGAGTcatga